One Pseudomonas abieticivorans genomic region harbors:
- a CDS encoding iron-sulfur-binding ferredoxin reductase: MPELIVAGQRWSVAAQTNLLDALNAQGLAVPYSCRAGSCHACLVQCLQGEPEDFNPTALEPAKREQGWRLACQCRVVADLAVAVFDPRKDGVGAQVLGCDWLSPGVLRLRLASERPLRYQVGQHLVLWTASGVARPYSLASLPQEDEFLEFHLDCRQPGAFSDVARQLTVGSPLRLGELSGGALHYDPDWQQRPLWLLAAGTGLAPLWGVLREALRQAHQGPIQVVHVAHEHYLAEPLRALAACHPQIHVQLLSPEQAPSALATWRLQSRQTIAQVCGSPASVEHFSRRLYLMGLPRNQLLADMFVERR; this comes from the coding sequence ATGCCTGAATTGATCGTCGCTGGCCAGCGCTGGTCGGTGGCCGCGCAGACCAACCTGCTCGATGCCTTGAATGCCCAGGGGCTGGCCGTGCCTTACAGCTGCCGGGCGGGCAGTTGCCATGCCTGCCTGGTACAGTGCCTGCAAGGCGAGCCGGAGGATTTCAACCCCACCGCGCTGGAGCCGGCTAAACGCGAACAGGGCTGGCGCCTGGCCTGCCAGTGCCGGGTGGTGGCTGACCTGGCCGTGGCGGTGTTCGACCCGCGCAAGGATGGCGTCGGCGCCCAGGTGCTGGGCTGTGACTGGCTCAGCCCAGGGGTATTGCGCCTGCGCCTGGCCAGTGAGCGGCCGCTGCGCTATCAGGTCGGGCAGCACCTGGTGCTATGGACCGCCAGTGGCGTGGCCAGGCCCTACTCGTTGGCGAGCCTGCCCCAGGAGGATGAGTTTCTCGAGTTCCACCTGGACTGCCGGCAGCCCGGGGCGTTCAGCGACGTGGCCCGCCAGTTGACGGTCGGCAGCCCGCTGCGCCTGGGTGAATTGAGTGGTGGGGCCTTGCACTATGATCCCGACTGGCAACAACGGCCACTGTGGCTACTGGCTGCCGGCACCGGCCTGGCGCCTTTGTGGGGGGTGTTGCGCGAGGCCCTGCGCCAAGCGCATCAAGGGCCGATCCAGGTGGTCCATGTGGCTCACGAGCACTACCTGGCCGAACCGCTGCGAGCATTGGCGGCGTGCCACCCACAGATACACGTCCAGCTGTTGAGCCCCGAACAAGCGCCCTCGGCGCTGGCCACCTGGCGCTTGCAGTCGCGCCAAACCATTGCCCAGGTGTGCGGCTCGCCCGCCAGCGTCGAACATTTCAGCCGGCGCTTGTACCTGATGGGGCTGCCGCGTAACCAGCTGTTGGCGGATATGTTTGTAGAACGCCGTTAG
- the pyk gene encoding pyruvate kinase, whose translation MSVRRTKIVATLGPASNSPEVIEQLILAGLDVARLNFSHGTPDEHKARAKLIRDIAAKNGRHVALLGDLQGPKIRIAKFANKRIELNVGDRFTFSTSHPLTEGTQEIVGIDYPDLVKDCGVGDELLLDDGRVVMRVETATADALHCSVLIGGPLSDHKGINRRGGGLTAPALTEKDKADIKLAAEMDLDYLAVSFPRDAADMEYARRLRDEAGGTAWLVAKIERAEAVANDETLDGLIRASDAVMVARGDLGVEIGDAELIGIQKKIIQHARRNNKAVIVATQMMESMIQNPMPTRAEVSDVANAVLDYTDAVMLSAESAAGAYPIEAVQAMARICLGAEKHPTTKKSSHRLHTTFDRCDESIALAAMYTANHFPGVKAIIALTESGYTPLIMSRLRSSVPIYAFSPHRETQARAAMFRGVYPVAFDPASLPADQVSQAAVDELLKLGVVQQGDWVILTKGDSYHTIGGTNGMKILHVGDPLVG comes from the coding sequence ATGTCCGTTCGCCGTACTAAAATCGTCGCCACCCTTGGCCCTGCCAGCAACTCGCCGGAAGTCATTGAACAACTGATTCTGGCCGGCCTGGATGTGGCTCGCCTGAACTTCTCCCACGGGACGCCCGATGAGCACAAGGCTCGCGCCAAGCTGATCCGTGACATCGCCGCGAAAAACGGCCGACACGTCGCGCTGCTGGGCGACCTGCAAGGGCCGAAGATCCGCATCGCGAAATTCGCCAACAAGCGCATCGAGCTCAATGTCGGTGACCGCTTCACCTTCTCCACCAGCCACCCGCTGACCGAAGGCACCCAGGAAATCGTTGGTATCGATTACCCGGACCTGGTCAAGGACTGCGGCGTGGGCGACGAGTTGCTGCTTGACGACGGCCGCGTGGTCATGCGCGTCGAAACGGCAACCGCAGACGCCCTGCACTGCTCCGTGCTGATCGGTGGCCCGTTGTCGGACCATAAAGGCATCAACCGCCGCGGCGGTGGCCTGACTGCGCCAGCCCTGACCGAAAAAGACAAGGCTGACATCAAGCTGGCCGCCGAAATGGACCTGGACTACCTGGCCGTTTCGTTCCCACGTGATGCCGCCGACATGGAATACGCCCGTCGCCTGCGTGACGAAGCCGGTGGTACCGCCTGGCTGGTCGCCAAGATCGAGCGCGCCGAAGCCGTGGCCAATGACGAAACCCTGGACGGCCTGATCCGCGCCAGCGATGCCGTCATGGTTGCCCGGGGTGACCTGGGTGTGGAAATCGGCGACGCCGAGCTGATCGGCATCCAGAAAAAAATCATCCAGCACGCACGCCGCAACAACAAGGCCGTGATCGTGGCGACCCAGATGATGGAGTCGATGATTCAGAACCCGATGCCAACCCGTGCAGAGGTTTCCGACGTCGCCAACGCCGTGCTGGACTACACCGACGCCGTCATGCTGTCGGCTGAAAGTGCCGCCGGTGCTTATCCGATCGAAGCTGTACAGGCCATGGCCCGCATCTGCCTGGGCGCCGAAAAGCACCCGACGACCAAAAAGTCGAGCCACCGCCTGCACACCACCTTCGACCGCTGCGACGAAAGCATCGCCCTGGCGGCGATGTACACCGCCAACCACTTCCCTGGTGTGAAGGCGATCATCGCGCTGACCGAAAGCGGCTACACCCCGCTGATCATGTCGCGCCTGCGCTCCTCGGTGCCGATCTACGCGTTCAGCCCGCACCGCGAAACCCAGGCCCGCGCCGCGATGTTCCGCGGCGTGTACCCGGTGGCGTTCGACCCGGCATCCTTGCCGGCCGACCAGGTCAGCCAGGCCGCCGTCGACGAGCTGCTCAAGCTTGGCGTGGTTCAGCAAGGCGACTGGGTCATCCTGACCAAGGGCGACAGCTACCACACCATCGGTGGTACCAACGGCATGAAGATCTTGCATGTCGGTGACCCGCTGGTCGGCTAA
- a CDS encoding tetratricopeptide repeat protein — translation MRILFVLALAASVVGCTRYTMDHHLNNAYLAYDQGDCDRVILELSRADRQARARPYIQPETSMLRGQCLERQKLFLDAAQTYEFIIAQYPYSEYAYRARARLQTLQQLGHYRGADAAQPRPAPL, via the coding sequence ATGCGCATCCTATTTGTTTTGGCCCTGGCGGCCAGTGTCGTCGGCTGCACCCGCTATACGATGGACCACCATTTGAACAACGCCTACCTGGCCTACGACCAGGGCGACTGTGACCGGGTGATATTGGAATTGTCCCGGGCCGACCGCCAGGCCCGTGCACGGCCCTACATCCAGCCGGAAACCTCGATGCTGCGCGGCCAGTGCCTGGAGCGCCAGAAGCTGTTTCTGGACGCGGCCCAGACGTATGAGTTCATTATCGCCCAGTACCCTTACAGCGAGTACGCCTACCGTGCCCGCGCGCGGCTGCAAACGCTGCAGCAATTGGGGCACTACCGCGGGGCGGACGCCGCCCAGCCACGGCCTGCACCGTTGTGA
- a CDS encoding PilZ domain-containing protein: MYTERRIERHQLPYYLKLFNRYTGQPMGYLGNICEEGLMLISDLPLLVGADFELQLKIPGSEGGVHHVNLTATCLWCHEDVTPSHYDSGFMLLKAPAEFGGMVDALRHYFSFYPLSASA, translated from the coding sequence ATGTATACCGAACGCCGTATCGAGCGTCACCAGTTGCCGTACTACCTGAAACTGTTCAACCGTTACACCGGCCAGCCCATGGGCTACCTGGGCAATATCTGCGAAGAGGGGCTGATGCTGATCAGCGACCTGCCGCTATTGGTGGGCGCCGATTTCGAGTTGCAACTCAAGATCCCGGGCAGCGAAGGTGGCGTCCATCACGTGAACCTGACCGCGACGTGCCTGTGGTGCCACGAAGACGTGACGCCTTCGCATTACGATTCCGGGTTCATGCTGCTCAAGGCCCCGGCCGAGTTCGGCGGGATGGTGGATGCGTTGCGCCATTACTTCAGCTTCTACCCGTTGAGTGCTTCGGCCTGA
- a CDS encoding DUF58 domain-containing protein has protein sequence MKPSRLLLGWLGALLALCIVLGSCKALGLAVPASLDAIAYGMLLALVAVCLLDGWLVSRLPSPQVTRQLPGSLALGRWSEVRLEVSHALRNPLTLRVFDHVPDGLNLDSLPQAIALQPGQLSQLGYRLQPVRRGHYAFNRCEVQLPSPLGLWQQRRYLAVHSATRVYPDFARLHGAQLLAVDNWLSQLGIRQRQRRGQGLEFNQLREFREGDSLRQIDWKATARQRMPIAREYQDERDQQIIFLLDCGRRMRSQDGELAHFDHALNACLLLSYVALRQGDAVGLATFAGKQTRFLAPVKGNPQLNALLNAVYDLDTSQRPADYTAAARLLLARQKRRALVVLVTNLRDEDDEELLSAVRQLSTRHRVLVASLREEVLDTLRQAPVHTWQDALTYCGSIDYLNARNSLHEKLDAHGVPVLDARPGELGAELVSRYLGWKKAGVI, from the coding sequence ATCAAACCATCGCGGCTGTTGCTCGGCTGGCTCGGCGCACTGCTGGCGCTGTGCATCGTGCTGGGCAGTTGCAAGGCCCTGGGGCTTGCGGTGCCGGCCAGCCTGGACGCAATTGCCTACGGCATGCTGCTGGCGCTGGTCGCGGTCTGCCTGCTCGACGGCTGGCTGGTCAGCCGCCTGCCCTCGCCGCAAGTCACCCGGCAATTGCCCGGCAGCCTGGCCCTGGGCCGCTGGAGCGAGGTGCGCCTGGAGGTCAGCCATGCCCTGCGCAACCCGCTGACCCTGCGCGTGTTCGACCATGTCCCGGACGGCCTGAACCTGGACAGCCTGCCCCAGGCCATCGCCCTGCAACCCGGCCAGCTCAGCCAGTTGGGCTACCGGCTGCAACCGGTGCGCCGCGGCCACTATGCATTCAACCGCTGCGAAGTGCAGTTGCCCAGCCCGCTGGGGCTTTGGCAGCAGCGCCGCTACCTGGCGGTGCACAGCGCCACCCGGGTGTACCCCGACTTCGCCCGCCTGCACGGTGCCCAACTGCTGGCCGTGGACAACTGGCTCAGCCAACTGGGCATTCGCCAGCGTCAACGCCGTGGCCAGGGCCTGGAGTTCAATCAACTGCGCGAATTTCGCGAAGGCGACAGCCTGCGCCAGATCGACTGGAAAGCCACCGCCCGGCAACGCATGCCCATCGCCCGTGAGTACCAGGACGAGCGCGACCAGCAAATCATCTTCCTGCTCGATTGCGGGCGCCGCATGCGCAGCCAGGACGGCGAGCTGGCACATTTCGACCATGCGCTCAATGCCTGCCTGCTGCTCAGCTACGTGGCCCTGCGCCAAGGCGACGCGGTGGGCCTGGCGACCTTCGCTGGCAAGCAAACGCGCTTTCTTGCACCGGTAAAAGGCAACCCACAGCTCAACGCGCTGCTCAATGCCGTGTACGACCTGGACACCAGCCAGCGCCCGGCCGACTACACCGCGGCGGCCCGGCTGTTACTGGCCCGGCAGAAACGTCGCGCCCTGGTGGTGCTGGTGACCAACTTGCGCGATGAAGACGACGAAGAACTCCTCAGCGCGGTGCGCCAGTTGTCCACCCGGCACCGAGTGCTGGTGGCCAGCCTGCGCGAGGAAGTGCTCGACACCCTGCGCCAGGCGCCGGTGCACACCTGGCAGGACGCGCTGACATACTGCGGCAGCATCGACTACCTGAACGCGCGCAACAGCCTGCACGAAAAACTCGATGCCCACGGTGTGCCGGTGCTCGACGCCCGGCCGGGTGAGCTGGGTGCAGAGCTGGTGTCGCGCTACCTGGGCTGGAAGAAGGCGGGGGTTATTTGA
- a CDS encoding AAA family ATPase codes for MEDKTLLTVSKAPEHTSDSSHDIPGDAPAASAPSAEHIAQQRHRASQLAQALRQELQKALIGQVNVIDDVLTALIAGGHVLLEGVPGLGKTLLVRALARCFGGDFARIQFTPDLMPSDVTGHAVYDLQTEQFKLRKGPLFTHLLLADEINRAPAKTQAALLEAMQERQVTLEGRALPIAPPFMVLATQNPLEQEGTYPLPEAELDRFMLKLRMDYPDADQELNMVRQVSRSTRADMLDVQPLRTLLQAKDVVALQRIASDLPIDEQVLDYAVRLARATRTWPGLALGAGPRASIALVRGGRARALLRGGEFVLPDDIKGCALAVLRHRVRLSPELDIEGLSVDQVLRQLLDQVAAPRL; via the coding sequence ATGGAAGATAAAACGCTTTTAACAGTTAGCAAGGCTCCGGAACATACGAGCGACTCTTCCCATGACATCCCCGGTGACGCCCCGGCGGCCAGCGCCCCCTCGGCCGAACACATTGCCCAGCAGCGCCATCGCGCAAGCCAACTGGCCCAGGCCTTGCGCCAGGAGCTGCAAAAGGCCTTGATCGGCCAGGTCAACGTCATCGACGACGTGCTCACGGCGCTGATCGCCGGCGGCCACGTGCTGCTCGAAGGCGTGCCAGGCCTGGGCAAGACCTTGCTGGTGCGGGCCCTGGCCCGGTGCTTTGGCGGGGACTTCGCGCGCATCCAGTTCACTCCTGACCTGATGCCCAGCGATGTCACCGGGCATGCGGTGTACGACCTGCAGACCGAGCAGTTCAAGCTGCGCAAGGGGCCGCTGTTCACCCACCTGCTGCTGGCCGACGAAATCAACCGGGCGCCAGCCAAGACCCAGGCCGCGCTGCTGGAAGCCATGCAAGAACGCCAGGTCACCCTGGAAGGTCGCGCCCTGCCCATCGCCCCGCCGTTCATGGTGCTGGCCACGCAAAACCCGCTGGAGCAGGAGGGTACTTACCCGCTGCCCGAGGCCGAGCTTGACCGGTTCATGCTCAAGTTGCGCATGGACTACCCCGACGCCGACCAGGAACTGAACATGGTGCGCCAGGTCAGCCGCTCGACCCGCGCCGACATGCTCGACGTGCAACCGCTGCGCACCCTGCTGCAGGCCAAGGACGTGGTCGCCCTGCAACGCATCGCCAGTGACCTGCCGATTGACGAACAGGTGCTCGACTACGCCGTGCGCCTGGCCCGTGCCACCCGCACCTGGCCGGGCCTGGCGCTGGGGGCCGGGCCTCGGGCTTCGATCGCCCTGGTGCGCGGCGGTCGCGCACGGGCGTTGCTGCGTGGCGGCGAGTTCGTGCTGCCCGACGACATCAAGGGTTGCGCCCTGGCCGTGCTGCGCCACCGGGTGCGGTTGTCACCGGAGCTGGACATCGAGGGGCTGTCGGTCGACCAGGTGCTGCGGCAACTGCTCGACCAGGTCGCGGCGCCGCGCCTGTGA
- a CDS encoding ATP-binding protein translates to MSPEGILLSTLKIGVVTSVAAQLIKINLAHAGENSGRYLGQNRYGKGEVGELVLIEGQQAVLLGRITEVNLPDRERTEISQDFAGTHAIDAIGFIRLLGSVHPHTLKVTAGVSSYPRLGDRVYSAPGSFISKIPTLISSGVNGEPPRVALDLGHVSGDGGFAIAVTPEKIFGRHCAILGSTGGGKSWTTSKLIQECRRYACKIVLVDATGEYRSLEGEDTTHHHLGNPLHRTPASLEVAIPPTCFNETDFIALFQPSGKTQGPKLREAIKSLRLAALAPDIFTGGYVPKVGQLKADFRRAMNRDDNANRVGNPNLPFDPGMLVRQIVEECCFPTGHNNDMSRWGAASTELSYCSSLMTRIMSVMDSPSLSSIFRPAEGLPSLVEHLDEFIAGEKRLFRICLSSVGYEFNAREVIANAIGRLLLVRARNESFRQRPLIVILDEAHNFLGKTLGSEDDVQNLDAFELIAKEGRKYGLNICLVTQRPRDITEGVLSQMGTLLVHRLTNDRDREVVERACGELDRSAAAFLPNLKQGEVALVGVDFPIPVTIQIGRPTQPPKSDGPSFQGLW, encoded by the coding sequence ATGTCCCCAGAAGGAATACTCCTTAGCACGCTTAAAATCGGGGTGGTCACCAGCGTGGCTGCGCAGTTGATCAAAATCAACTTGGCACATGCTGGAGAGAACAGCGGTCGATATCTCGGTCAAAATCGCTACGGCAAGGGCGAGGTAGGGGAACTGGTGCTCATCGAGGGTCAGCAGGCGGTGCTCTTAGGACGCATCACCGAGGTGAACCTACCTGATCGCGAGCGTACCGAGATTTCCCAAGACTTTGCTGGCACGCATGCTATTGACGCGATCGGCTTTATCCGACTGCTGGGGTCTGTTCACCCACACACCTTGAAAGTTACTGCGGGCGTGAGCTCCTACCCACGACTGGGCGACCGGGTCTACTCTGCACCTGGTTCGTTTATCTCCAAAATCCCGACCCTGATTTCGAGCGGGGTAAATGGAGAGCCCCCTCGCGTAGCGCTCGATCTTGGACACGTCTCTGGGGACGGCGGTTTCGCGATTGCTGTAACACCAGAAAAAATCTTTGGGCGCCACTGCGCGATCTTGGGCTCAACTGGCGGTGGGAAAAGCTGGACGACTTCAAAGCTCATCCAGGAGTGTCGTCGATATGCCTGCAAGATCGTGCTTGTGGACGCTACCGGGGAATACCGGTCACTGGAAGGGGAAGACACAACACATCACCATCTCGGAAACCCACTACATCGGACTCCTGCCTCCCTTGAGGTGGCCATTCCGCCCACATGCTTTAATGAGACGGATTTCATAGCCCTCTTTCAGCCTTCAGGTAAAACGCAGGGCCCGAAACTCAGAGAAGCCATCAAAAGCCTGAGGCTTGCGGCATTGGCTCCAGATATCTTCACGGGAGGGTACGTTCCGAAAGTAGGCCAACTCAAAGCTGATTTTCGTCGAGCGATGAATAGGGACGACAACGCCAACCGGGTAGGTAATCCGAATCTTCCCTTTGATCCAGGGATGCTGGTTCGGCAAATTGTCGAGGAATGCTGCTTCCCGACGGGGCATAACAACGACATGAGTAGATGGGGCGCTGCCAGTACAGAGCTATCCTACTGCTCCTCCCTCATGACACGAATCATGAGCGTTATGGATTCTCCTTCGCTGAGCAGTATATTTCGCCCAGCAGAAGGCCTTCCGAGCCTGGTTGAACATCTTGATGAATTTATTGCTGGGGAGAAGCGGCTATTCAGAATATGCCTCAGCTCGGTCGGCTATGAATTCAACGCGAGAGAAGTCATCGCCAACGCCATCGGCAGACTGTTGTTGGTTCGAGCACGTAACGAGTCTTTCAGGCAGCGCCCGTTGATCGTCATCTTGGACGAGGCTCACAATTTCCTAGGAAAAACCTTGGGGAGTGAGGACGACGTTCAGAACTTGGACGCGTTCGAACTCATCGCGAAAGAAGGACGAAAGTACGGACTCAACATCTGCCTGGTTACCCAACGACCGCGAGACATCACAGAAGGAGTGCTGAGTCAGATGGGTACGTTGCTGGTGCATCGGCTGACCAATGACCGTGACCGAGAAGTGGTCGAACGTGCCTGCGGAGAGCTGGATCGTTCAGCCGCCGCTTTCTTGCCCAATCTGAAGCAAGGTGAGGTGGCATTGGTAGGTGTAGATTTCCCAATTCCGGTGACTATTCAGATCGGGCGTCCCACCCAACCTCCAAAATCTGACGGGCCAAGCTTCCAAGGGCTATGGTGA
- a CDS encoding SIR2 family protein, with product MPLTAEAYQVLKGVEPDDENVISSNRNRLSEMFSSALQVPNLGFFAGSGTSLGNPGGPSMWKLWQDSMCDPQTHALTAAGQQVTERVRYAERDNPNIEHFLSQCDAYLAFNDDPVVEEFVARVKEQILHACSTFITLPTSDISAYRELLQKLARRRVRDPRLKVFTTNYDMCFETAASELGMVIIDGFSYTRRRRFDGKHFTYDIVRREADSHEFAEGIFQLLKLHGSVSWSRDGHEIYEDSRPTPENACLIYPAKGKYQQAFLQPHLELLSRFLEFLRQPNSCLVVSGFGFNDDHLSEPIYSALQSNPSLKLILCDYSGISHVHNRGDNGSSAYWGKFRDLAQRGFDVHFVSGSFSDLAAHIPHLRTASPAENLANAVKRIGR from the coding sequence ATGCCGCTGACAGCTGAGGCTTATCAAGTCCTGAAGGGCGTCGAGCCTGATGATGAAAATGTGATCAGCTCGAACAGGAATAGGCTTAGCGAGATGTTTTCGTCTGCTCTTCAGGTACCTAACTTAGGTTTTTTTGCTGGAAGCGGTACATCTCTAGGTAACCCAGGCGGGCCTAGCATGTGGAAGCTATGGCAAGACTCGATGTGTGACCCGCAGACCCATGCGCTGACAGCTGCCGGCCAGCAGGTTACTGAGCGTGTCCGTTACGCCGAGCGCGATAATCCGAACATTGAGCATTTCTTATCACAGTGCGACGCCTACCTGGCGTTCAATGACGACCCAGTCGTCGAAGAGTTTGTCGCACGCGTGAAGGAGCAAATCCTACACGCTTGCTCAACGTTCATTACTCTGCCCACTTCAGACATATCGGCATATCGTGAACTCCTCCAGAAGCTGGCTAGGAGAAGGGTTCGTGACCCGCGCCTGAAGGTGTTTACGACAAACTATGACATGTGTTTTGAAACGGCAGCGTCGGAACTGGGTATGGTCATTATTGACGGATTTTCCTACACCCGCAGACGCCGGTTTGACGGCAAACATTTCACGTACGACATCGTGCGCCGGGAGGCAGACAGCCACGAGTTTGCCGAAGGCATTTTTCAACTGCTGAAGCTACACGGATCAGTCAGCTGGAGCCGTGATGGTCATGAAATCTATGAGGACAGCCGACCGACGCCGGAAAACGCGTGCCTGATATATCCCGCAAAAGGAAAATACCAGCAAGCGTTTCTTCAACCCCACTTGGAGCTGCTTTCAAGATTTCTGGAGTTTTTACGTCAACCAAACAGCTGTCTGGTTGTGTCAGGATTCGGGTTTAACGATGACCACCTTTCAGAACCGATCTATTCTGCCTTGCAATCCAACCCTAGCCTGAAGCTGATTCTTTGCGACTACAGTGGCATCAGCCATGTCCACAATCGTGGGGATAATGGATCGAGCGCCTACTGGGGAAAATTCCGCGATCTCGCTCAGCGTGGTTTCGACGTCCATTTTGTTAGTGGTTCATTCAGCGATCTGGCCGCGCATATCCCCCACCTACGCACGGCTTCGCCAGCTGAGAATTTGGCGAACGCAGTCAAACGGATCGGTAGGTAA
- a CDS encoding metalloregulator ArsR/SmtB family transcription factor: MNLAPHTFFKCLGDETRARIMLMLSAEGELCVCELIWALDDNQSKVSRHLAQLRACGLLADRRQGQWVYYRLHPELEQWALDVLNVTTQAHLSWVNDHQGRLASMEDRPVRQASCC, encoded by the coding sequence ATGAACCTTGCACCACACACCTTCTTCAAGTGCCTGGGAGACGAAACCCGCGCTCGGATCATGCTCATGCTGTCCGCAGAGGGTGAGCTGTGCGTGTGCGAGTTGATCTGGGCACTGGACGATAACCAGTCGAAGGTTTCCAGGCACCTTGCACAGTTGCGTGCTTGCGGGTTACTCGCGGATCGCAGGCAAGGTCAGTGGGTTTACTACCGGCTGCATCCCGAGCTGGAACAATGGGCGCTGGATGTTTTGAACGTCACTACGCAGGCCCACCTGTCTTGGGTTAACGATCATCAAGGACGGCTGGCTTCCATGGAAGACCGGCCCGTACGCCAGGCCTCCTGCTGCTGA
- a CDS encoding arsenic transporter, translating into MLIAASIFVVTLVLVIWQPKGLGVGWSAAVGAVLALLTGVVSLGDVPVVWHIVWNATATFIAVIIISLLLDEAGFFKWAALHVARWGGGKGGRLFALMILLGAAVSALFANDGAALILTPIVIAMLTALRFRPASTLAFVMAAGFIADTASLPMVVSNLVNIVSADFFSVGFGEYASVMWPVNLVAVAATLFMLWMFYRKDIPAHYDANQLEAPEAVIRDRATFIAGWWVLGLLLVGLFALEPLGIPISAVAAVCAVILLVIAGKGHIISTRKVIKHAPWQIVVFSLGMYLVVYGLRNAGLTDSLSGLLNTFAEHGLWAATLGTGITAALLSSIMNNMPSVLIGALSIQGSDATGLVREAMIYANVIGCDLGPKITPIGSLATLLWLHVLAQKNIRITWGYYFKVGSILTLPILLLTLAALALRLSIPV; encoded by the coding sequence ATGCTCATCGCTGCGTCGATATTCGTAGTTACGCTCGTCCTTGTTATCTGGCAACCCAAGGGGTTAGGTGTCGGTTGGAGCGCGGCAGTGGGTGCCGTTCTGGCACTACTGACTGGCGTCGTGAGTCTGGGGGATGTGCCGGTGGTGTGGCACATCGTCTGGAACGCTACCGCGACTTTCATCGCCGTAATCATCATCAGTTTGCTGCTTGATGAAGCGGGCTTCTTCAAATGGGCAGCGCTTCATGTCGCCCGCTGGGGCGGTGGGAAAGGCGGGCGCCTGTTTGCTTTGATGATCTTGCTCGGGGCAGCCGTCTCGGCGCTTTTCGCCAACGACGGCGCAGCACTGATCCTCACTCCCATCGTTATAGCGATGCTCACGGCGTTGCGCTTTAGGCCTGCATCGACCCTGGCGTTCGTGATGGCCGCAGGCTTTATCGCCGATACCGCCAGTCTGCCCATGGTGGTGTCGAACCTGGTCAACATCGTTTCGGCTGACTTTTTCAGCGTAGGTTTCGGGGAGTACGCTTCAGTCATGTGGCCAGTGAACCTAGTGGCAGTGGCCGCGACGCTGTTCATGCTCTGGATGTTTTATCGAAAGGACATTCCCGCCCACTACGACGCGAATCAGCTTGAGGCGCCAGAGGCTGTGATTCGTGACCGGGCGACTTTCATTGCTGGCTGGTGGGTGCTTGGCCTATTACTGGTTGGCCTGTTCGCACTGGAACCGCTAGGCATCCCCATCAGCGCCGTCGCTGCTGTGTGTGCGGTGATCCTGCTGGTCATCGCAGGGAAAGGCCACATCATCTCGACGAGGAAAGTCATCAAGCACGCACCCTGGCAGATCGTAGTGTTCTCGTTGGGCATGTATCTGGTGGTCTACGGCCTGCGCAATGCTGGTCTGACTGACTCCCTCTCGGGGTTGCTTAACACGTTCGCCGAGCATGGACTGTGGGCCGCTACCTTGGGCACGGGCATCACCGCTGCGCTGCTGTCCTCGATCATGAACAACATGCCGAGTGTGCTTATCGGCGCTCTGTCCATTCAGGGTAGCGACGCCACCGGATTGGTGCGTGAGGCCATGATCTACGCAAATGTCATCGGTTGCGATCTCGGCCCAAAAATTACGCCAATCGGAAGTCTGGCCACGCTGCTGTGGCTGCATGTCCTGGCGCAGAAAAATATCCGTATCACCTGGGGCTACTACTTCAAAGTCGGAAGCATCCTCACCCTCCCTATCTTGCTGCTAACGCTTGCGGCACTGGCGTTGCGGCTGAGCATTCCCGTCTAG
- a CDS encoding arsenate reductase ArsC produces MKVLFMCTANSCRSVLSEGLFNHSAPNGFTAVSSGSFPSGQLNPRAVSTLQALAIDTTDLYSKGSEVFSESPPDVVITVCDKAGGEPCPVYFGPAVKSHWGLADPSDVEGTDSDIQAAFDSTVVQIRKRFEAFFSLNHSTLTPQELKRELDRIGEL; encoded by the coding sequence ATGAAAGTACTGTTTATGTGCACGGCCAACAGCTGTCGGAGCGTTCTCTCGGAGGGGCTGTTCAACCACTCGGCCCCGAATGGTTTTACTGCCGTTAGTTCAGGTAGCTTCCCTAGTGGACAACTGAATCCCCGCGCTGTGAGCACGCTACAAGCGCTGGCCATCGACACCACAGATCTCTACAGCAAAGGCTCAGAGGTCTTTTCGGAGTCACCACCGGATGTGGTTATCACCGTCTGTGACAAGGCCGGGGGCGAGCCATGCCCGGTCTATTTTGGGCCTGCTGTCAAAAGCCACTGGGGCCTTGCCGACCCTTCCGATGTTGAAGGAACGGACAGCGACATACAGGCCGCATTTGACTCGACCGTCGTCCAGATCAGAAAGCGTTTCGAAGCGTTCTTCAGTCTGAATCATTCGACGCTTACGCCGCAGGAACTGAAGCGCGAGCTAGATCGTATAGGTGAGCTGTGA